The following nucleotide sequence is from Paenibacillus andongensis.
TGCTCGGTACTCGCCATCGATTTGTTAGGGATAGTTCCAGATGACGAGCATGTGATCAAAGCAGCCAACTTAGGTGAACCCACCGTAATGAATCCGTCGTCGCGCGCAGCGATTGCTTACCGCAATATCGCTCGTCGTATTCTGGGCGACACGGTGCCGCTCATGCAATTGGAGGACAAAACCGGCTGGGTCAAACGTATGAAAAAGTTTATCGGAATAGGATGATAGACCCGTGCTTGCCAAACTGAAAAACATAGATATTCCTATTGTTGTCATTTTGATTGCCTTTATGGTCATTAGCACGATGCTTGTGTACAGTGCATCTGTCGATCATCCAAAAATTAACGTTAGTATCACAAAAATACTGGTCTTATACGGCGTTGGTCTAGCAGCATTCGTTGCAAGCAGTTTATTTGATTATCGAGTATTAATTAGAATCGCTCCCTATCTTTATGGTATCGGCATCTTTTCTTTGGTCGCTGTCTACTTTTTTGGGACGAAAATTCATGGGGCGCGCGGCTGGTTTGAACTCCCGGGCGGCTTAACCTTTCAACCAGCGGAGTTAGTGAAGTTAATTCTAATCGTGGCTGTTACCGCACTACTGGCAAGACGCAAAGGTGATTTACTGCAAATCAAGAATGATATTATCCCAGTCGGTGCAGCCGTGTTATTACCGTTTATTTTGGTCCTCATTCAACCTGATTTAGGGAATGCGATCATTTTTGTGATCATTCTGTTGGGAATGATTTGGATTGGTAATATTAAATACTCGCATGTCTTACTTAGCACCGTCGTACTCATAGGCGCTGGTTTCTTGCTTTTGACGTTATATAAGTATTTCCATCACTCCTTGTTTGAACTGCTTAAGGGTTATGGTTTCAGTCATTGGATGGATCGTATTGATACGTTCCTTTATCCCCAAGAGGTGTCTGCTGATGATAATTATCAGGTTCGTAATGCGGTAAGAGCGATCGGTTCAGGAGGCTTGGAAGGCGAAGGTTTTCTGAAAGGCACCTCTGTTCATAGTAATTTCATTCCATTCGCGTATTCCGATTCGATTTTCGTCGTAGTTGGTGAAGAATTCGGTTTCCGCGGGTCTGCTGTCCTCTTGTTGATCTATTTTTTACTCATCTACCGTATGATCCTCATTTCGATCCAAAGTACTCAGCTTAGCGGAGCTTATGTTGTAGTCGGTGTGGTTTCCATGTTCGTCTTTCAAATTTTTGAAAATGTCGGGATGATGATTGGTATCATGCCGTTAACGGGAATCACCCTTCCTTTCGTCAGTTATGGGGGAACTTCTCTACTGATTAATATGCTTTCATTAGGCCTCGTGATGAGCGTAAAGCTGCATCAGGAACGCGAACCTGAATTTTTCTGAATATCTAGGAATGCAGTGCCCTTGACCTTTGGTCAGGGGCTTTTTTTGTCCACATAATCTTGTCCCTCTTCTCATAGGCTGTACAAAGGTTAACGATGGGGAGGGGCTTCCATGGAAGTCAAAGATAAAGTGAAACAGCGGAGGATAGAACGACTTCGCAATTTGCGCGAAACGTCAGATCCTTCTAACGGGAGTGGAAGTCCAATGATACCCACTCGAAATAGGGGGAGTTCATTGCCTATACATCACCATTCCGAAATATCTCACTATGTGGATCCAGAATGGAAACGGCGAATGGAAGATCCTGAGTATGCATGGCAGCAAAAATTATTAATGGACCCAGCTTTGGTTGGGCGAGATTATTTGAGGGATGGTGAAAGAGGGTTATTAGCTCCGCCTTCGCCTCGTAAGATTGCGGTCAAGCTGTTCATTAGCTGCGTATTGTTTGCAGCGCTGTACGGGATGTTCCAGCTTAATCAGCCTTGGGCTAATAAAGGGAAGCAATTCGTGACCTCTTCGCTTACACAGTCGTACGATTTCTCGTCGCTGTCCGCTTGGTATAGCGATCAGTTTGGTGGGTCACCTTCGTTCATTCCCAGCTTCAATCGGGAAGGGAATGAGGCCATTAAAGTGAATGCCACTAAGCGCACCTTTTTCACTCCAGCAAAGGGAAGCATTGTTACGCGATATGACGGAACTTCTCATATCGGAGTTAATTTGAACACCATTGAATTTGCACCGGTTTATGCGCTGGATACAGGTCAGGTCATCTTCTCCGGAGTAGCTGCAGATACGGGCTTAACGATTGTGATTCGCCATCCAGGAGGTCTCCAATCCTTGTATGGCGGATTGAGTGAGGCCAGTGTTGAGGTAGGCGACTGGATGAAAGTTGGTGAACCCGTCGGTAAGGCTTCCAAGAAGGATCCTGCAAAGGGGACGCTTTACTTTGCTGTTACGAAGGACGGGCATCCCGTCAACCCATCGGATGTGATCAGCTTTGATTAAATGGGCCGGAACTACGTACCGATTCCACCCCCTATTTACACTCATTATGATTGGCTCTGCCATTACAGGCTACTTCCTGGAGGCCGTTACGTTATTTGGCATCGTACTGGTTCATGAGCTTGGTCATTTGGCTGCGGCGAGCGGCTTTGGGTGGAGGGTGCGGGAAGTGCAGCTTCTGCCTTTTGGTGGAGTCTTGATCGTTGATGAGCTTGGAACGGCTCCAACGCGTGAAGAACTTATTGTCTCCCTAGCTGGGCCGCTGCAGCATGTATGGATGATTCTTATTGCTTTGCTGATGAAATGGGTGGACGTGGGCGCAAGCAGTTGGTGGGATTATTTCATTGAGGCAAATATAATGATTGGCTTATTTAATCTCATTCCAGTCATGCCGCTCGATGGCGGCAAAGTGATGCAGTCATTGTTAGGGTATTTATTGTCCTACCATAACACAATTTTATATACAACTTGGATCAGTATGATATTAAGCTTGGCCATTATTGCAATAGCCATTATCCAACTGATTAGCGGACACCTCCCGCTCAATATATTAGTTATCGGTATTTTCTTGCTTGTATCCAATTGGTACGCCTATCGGCAGCTGCCCTATCACTTTTTTCGTTTTCTTATGGGGCGCGGAACCCGAATGAGCAGGCTTTTGAGCCGCGGGACATTAGCACAGCCAATTATCATTACGAGACATCGCACAATGGCGGAAACATTGAAGCTTTTTATGAGGGAAAAATATCATTTAATCTATATCGTAGGAGAAACGGGGCGCATACAAGCCGTATTGCCGGAACAGCAATTAGTGAGCGGTTATTTGGATGGGAAAAAACCGGGGAGTGCAGTTTCCGATCTTTTCATGTAAAATAACTGTTGAGGTGAACGTGTATGAAGCAACTTATAATTCACTGCGCACCTGATCTTACACAAGCGGCATTGCTTGAAGAAAGTCGACTTGTTGAGTATGATACGCAGTATCCGCTTGATTCTCAAAGAGCAGGCAGCATCTACATGGGTCGCATCGTCAACGTCCTTCCCGGCATGCAGGCGGCATTCGTCGATATCGGTCTTGCGAAGAATGCCTTTCTATATATAGACGACCTCCTACCCGTCCACTTGGACAAGCAGCCTAAGATTAAACCTTCAATAACGGAGCTCGCCGAAGTCGGTCAGACGCTGATGGTGCAGGTGACGAAGGATCCGCAAGGTACCAAAGGTGCAAGAGTAACAACACATGTTTCTATTGCTGGCCGCTGGATTGTCTACATGCCAGACGCTGATTATATTGCAATCTCCCGTAAAATTGATTTGGACGCAGAACGGCAGCGCCTCAAACAGCTTGCTGAAGGCAGCTTGCTGCCTGGTGAAGGTGTTATTATACGAACGGGTGCTATTGGTCAAAGTGAAGAAGCGATTCGTGATGATTTGCAAAATTTACGAGAATTATGGAGTGCCATTGTCTCCAAAATGGAAGAGGTACACGCACCTGCACAGCTGTATCAGGATCTTGATCTTTTGCCAAGATTAGCCCGAGATGTCATTACAGATGACGTTCATGAAGTTTGGCTCAATGACGCCAAGGTGTACGAAGAGATGAAACAATTATTACGAAAGCAGCAGCCGAGTTGGCGAGGGCGCGTAGCTTTTTATGACCGCAAGATTCCTTTGTTTGATCAATTTGGTGTCACGGAAGAACTGAATCAAAGCTTTAGACGTAAAATTTGGCTGCCTAGCGGCGGATATTTGGTCATTGATCAAACCGAAGCACTTACCGTTATTGATGTGAATACGGGAAGGTACACCGGATCCATTGATTTAGAACAGACAGTTACCGATATTAATCGAGAAGCGGCGAGTGAAATTCCAAGGCTTCTGCGGCTTCGTAATATAAGAGGCATTATTATTGTTGATTTTATAGACATGAGTTCGGAAGTAAATCGAGCAGCCGTGATGGAGAACATCACACAAGCCGTGCGTAAGGATCGCTCCAAAACGATTATTGTGGGTTGGACCAAGCTAGGTCTGCTTGAGATGACGCGTAAGCGGAAATAATAATTGCATTACAAAATGTTTCTGTGATATAATACTCGGAGTGTGTTGTTTAGGCATGCTGTAACCGCACGAATCGGGTCTAAGCACGGATTTGGATTTGATCCTACCGTCACCTGGACAAGGCGAGTCTGAGACATGAGGAGGTAATGAAAATGTACGCAATTATTGAAACAGGTGGTAAACAGTACAAAGTTCAAGAGGGCGATGTTCTTTACATCGAAAAATTGAACGCAGCTGAAGGTGAAGTTGTTTCTTTTGATCGTGTGTTCTTGGTTTCCAAAGAGAGCGGCTTAGTAGTAGGTGCTCCATTGGTTGCTGGTGCTTCAGTTTCCGCGAAAGTGGAGAAACACGGCAAAGGCGCTAAAGTCATCGTTTATAAGTACAAGCCGAAAAAGAACTATCACAAAAAGCAAGGTCATCGTCAACCGTACACAAGAGTAGTAGTTGAGAAAATCCAAGCGTAAGAGGCAGCCTTATGATCTATGTGACCATAGAGCGTCTTGCACCGGATTCACCTCAAATCTCATCTTTTGTAGTGGAAGGCCATGCTGAATATGACGTACCTGGCAAAGACTTGGTCTGCGCTGCAGTATCGGCGGTAACGTTCGGTACTTATAATTCGATTGAATCGCTGACGGGTGTGATTCCTATTCACGAGATGGAACGAGGCTTGATGGATGTTACCATTCCAGAGAGTACACGATCTGTTCCGGAGACATGGAATAAAGTCCAATTGATTCTTGAATCGATGGTCGTCATGCTACAAACCATTGCAGATAATTACGGTGACTATATAACGATTGAAACAATCTATCACAAAGGAGGATAACACCATGTTGAAATTGGATCTCCAGTTTTTCGCTTCCAAAAAAGGGGTGGGTTCCACAAAGAACGGACGTGACTCACACTCTAAGCGCCTTGGCGCTAAACGTGCTGACGGTCAAACCGTTACTGCTGGAAGCATTCTCTACCGCCAACGCGGTACGAAAATTCACCCAGGAACGAACGTAGGCATCGGTTCGGATGATACACTTTTCGCTTTGGTACAAGGCGTAGTGAAATTCGAGCGTTGGGGCCGCGATCGCAAAAAAGTGAGCGTATACCCAGTTGATGTAGCTCCTGTGGCTGCAGCTTTAGAAGCGTAATTTGAATCCCTGGCGAGCGATAAGCCCGCCCAGGGATTTTTTTCTAACTACAGAACAAGCCTTATATAGGGATCTTTGGTCGGATGCCAAAGTCTCTCATCTTAGAAAGCGGTCACTCATCTCGAATGACCGAAAGCAGAGGTTTTCTCATTTGTTTGGTGAAGTTTGCTAGTACATCGTGATATACTGGATGAACGGTTACAAAGCAGGGAGAACGGAGCGAACGGGGAATGAAACGAGCAGGTAGTACGCAAGTATATTTAATAGCACTTGTGCTCATAGGATTGACTGGAATGATGTTTATGGAACCCTGGATTGTCAGGGGCGCATTATTTTTCATCGTCGTCATCAGTGGTTATACTGCATTCAAGTTGGAAGCGAGTAGATTGGAAGAGAAATGGAGCCAAGAGCTCCGTCAACAGGAACATCAGTCTCAACAGAAGTTAATACAAGTTATAAATCGCTCACGTCACGATTGGATGAACGATACCCAAATTTTGTTTGGTTATATTCAGTTAAAGAAGTTTGATAATTTACAGCCCTATATGGAAAAAATAAAAATGACTATGCAGCAGGAAAGTAATCTCTCCAAGTTAGGTATTCCATCGTTAATTGCTTTCTTGTTGCTGTTTCGCGTCCAGTCAAAATCACTAGAGCTGGAAGTTGAATTAGATCAAGAAATCAATCTTGGACAACTTCCTTTGCATGACGGCCTCATCGAAAGATTGGTTCGTCAAACCGTGGAATGCGTCCAAGAGCATGCTGCGGCAAGTGACGGTGAAAGCGGTACACTCAGCTTGGAATTTGATGTTCAAGAAGATGGCTTACTGCTTGATTTTGTATATCAAGGCCCCTATAACAGGGAGCAACTTGAAAAGGCCGTGAAGGCAACCCTGCTTCCGAAAGTGGATTCTTATTCACTTGAGCAGAGTGAATGGCAAGAGGAAGAAGCGGTCATCACATTACGGTTACCGTTTCGTACATAATAAAGGGATCTTTGGTCCAAGACCAAAGTCTCTCCTTAGTTGAGGTGTAGAAATGTTTGTTGATAAAGCGAAGATATTTGTTAAAGGTGGCGACGGTGGGGACGG
It contains:
- a CDS encoding FtsW/RodA/SpoVE family cell cycle protein, which gives rise to MLAKLKNIDIPIVVILIAFMVISTMLVYSASVDHPKINVSITKILVLYGVGLAAFVASSLFDYRVLIRIAPYLYGIGIFSLVAVYFFGTKIHGARGWFELPGGLTFQPAELVKLILIVAVTALLARRKGDLLQIKNDIIPVGAAVLLPFILVLIQPDLGNAIIFVIILLGMIWIGNIKYSHVLLSTVVLIGAGFLLLTLYKYFHHSLFELLKGYGFSHWMDRIDTFLYPQEVSADDNYQVRNAVRAIGSGGLEGEGFLKGTSVHSNFIPFAYSDSIFVVVGEEFGFRGSAVLLLIYFLLIYRMILISIQSTQLSGAYVVVGVVSMFVFQIFENVGMMIGIMPLTGITLPFVSYGGTSLLINMLSLGLVMSVKLHQEREPEFF
- a CDS encoding M23 family metallopeptidase; this encodes MEVKDKVKQRRIERLRNLRETSDPSNGSGSPMIPTRNRGSSLPIHHHSEISHYVDPEWKRRMEDPEYAWQQKLLMDPALVGRDYLRDGERGLLAPPSPRKIAVKLFISCVLFAALYGMFQLNQPWANKGKQFVTSSLTQSYDFSSLSAWYSDQFGGSPSFIPSFNREGNEAIKVNATKRTFFTPAKGSIVTRYDGTSHIGVNLNTIEFAPVYALDTGQVIFSGVAADTGLTIVIRHPGGLQSLYGGLSEASVEVGDWMKVGEPVGKASKKDPAKGTLYFAVTKDGHPVNPSDVISFD
- a CDS encoding M50 family metallopeptidase is translated as MIKWAGTTYRFHPLFTLIMIGSAITGYFLEAVTLFGIVLVHELGHLAAASGFGWRVREVQLLPFGGVLIVDELGTAPTREELIVSLAGPLQHVWMILIALLMKWVDVGASSWWDYFIEANIMIGLFNLIPVMPLDGGKVMQSLLGYLLSYHNTILYTTWISMILSLAIIAIAIIQLISGHLPLNILVIGIFLLVSNWYAYRQLPYHFFRFLMGRGTRMSRLLSRGTLAQPIIITRHRTMAETLKLFMREKYHLIYIVGETGRIQAVLPEQQLVSGYLDGKKPGSAVSDLFM
- a CDS encoding Rne/Rng family ribonuclease — translated: MKQLIIHCAPDLTQAALLEESRLVEYDTQYPLDSQRAGSIYMGRIVNVLPGMQAAFVDIGLAKNAFLYIDDLLPVHLDKQPKIKPSITELAEVGQTLMVQVTKDPQGTKGARVTTHVSIAGRWIVYMPDADYIAISRKIDLDAERQRLKQLAEGSLLPGEGVIIRTGAIGQSEEAIRDDLQNLRELWSAIVSKMEEVHAPAQLYQDLDLLPRLARDVITDDVHEVWLNDAKVYEEMKQLLRKQQPSWRGRVAFYDRKIPLFDQFGVTEELNQSFRRKIWLPSGGYLVIDQTEALTVIDVNTGRYTGSIDLEQTVTDINREAASEIPRLLRLRNIRGIIIVDFIDMSSEVNRAAVMENITQAVRKDRSKTIIVGWTKLGLLEMTRKRK
- the rplU gene encoding 50S ribosomal protein L21 — protein: MYAIIETGGKQYKVQEGDVLYIEKLNAAEGEVVSFDRVFLVSKESGLVVGAPLVAGASVSAKVEKHGKGAKVIVYKYKPKKNYHKKQGHRQPYTRVVVEKIQA
- a CDS encoding ribosomal-processing cysteine protease Prp, with product MIYVTIERLAPDSPQISSFVVEGHAEYDVPGKDLVCAAVSAVTFGTYNSIESLTGVIPIHEMERGLMDVTIPESTRSVPETWNKVQLILESMVVMLQTIADNYGDYITIETIYHKGG
- the rpmA gene encoding 50S ribosomal protein L27, yielding MLKLDLQFFASKKGVGSTKNGRDSHSKRLGAKRADGQTVTAGSILYRQRGTKIHPGTNVGIGSDDTLFALVQGVVKFERWGRDRKKVSVYPVDVAPVAAALEA
- a CDS encoding Spo0B domain-containing protein — protein: MKRAGSTQVYLIALVLIGLTGMMFMEPWIVRGALFFIVVISGYTAFKLEASRLEEKWSQELRQQEHQSQQKLIQVINRSRHDWMNDTQILFGYIQLKKFDNLQPYMEKIKMTMQQESNLSKLGIPSLIAFLLLFRVQSKSLELEVELDQEINLGQLPLHDGLIERLVRQTVECVQEHAAASDGESGTLSLEFDVQEDGLLLDFVYQGPYNREQLEKAVKATLLPKVDSYSLEQSEWQEEEAVITLRLPFRT